Proteins from one Leptonema illini DSM 21528 genomic window:
- the rpsF gene encoding 30S ribosomal protein S6, whose translation MSAGVRNYEITVITRPDLQQEEANGEIKKILEEHQAKITGETAMGRRHLNYERNHHQAGLYFYYKFQMEPNQTHALQKELNLKTNILQYMIKNPAR comes from the coding sequence ATGTCCGCAGGCGTTAGAAACTACGAGATCACCGTGATCACCCGCCCCGATCTGCAACAGGAAGAGGCGAACGGCGAGATCAAGAAGATCCTCGAAGAGCATCAGGCAAAGATCACGGGCGAAACAGCCATGGGTCGTCGTCATCTGAACTATGAGCGCAACCATCATCAGGCCGGCCTGTATTTCTATTACAAGTTCCAGATGGAGCCCAATCAGACGCATGCTCTGCAGAAAGAGCTCAATCTGAAAACCAACATCTTGCAGTATATGATTAAGAACCCGGCTCGCTGA
- a CDS encoding single-stranded DNA-binding protein, producing the protein MNDINRVYLIGRLTADPELKTISGGSQVCSFSIANNRSYTRQNGESVEEVSYFNCTVWGKLGEILHRYAGKGKQIAVEGRLRQRRWQGPDGKNQSAVDIVVENFQFLGSRTEGGAPESRPQQQPARSSSYQPDPAEAQYGGYDAGYDGTEEDIPF; encoded by the coding sequence ATGAACGATATCAATCGAGTATATCTGATCGGTCGCCTGACGGCAGACCCGGAATTGAAAACGATTTCGGGCGGGTCGCAGGTATGTTCGTTCTCTATAGCGAACAATCGATCGTATACTCGGCAGAACGGCGAATCGGTTGAAGAGGTTTCTTACTTCAACTGTACCGTCTGGGGCAAACTGGGTGAAATCCTGCATCGTTATGCCGGAAAGGGCAAGCAGATCGCCGTCGAAGGACGCCTTCGCCAGCGACGCTGGCAGGGACCGGACGGTAAGAATCAGAGCGCAGTCGACATCGTCGTCGAGAACTTTCAGTTCCTCGGCAGCCGAACAGAGGGTGGGGCTCCGGAATCCCGCCCGCAGCAGCAACCCGCTCGTTCTTCTTCGTATCAGCCCGACCCGGCAGAGGCCCAGTATGGCGGTTACGATGCAGGGTACGATGGAACAGAAGAGGATATTCCCTTCTGA
- the rplI gene encoding 50S ribosomal protein L9 translates to MKVILQKDIPNLGDAGEIKEVADGYARNFLIPRKLVLPATAGTAKAAQHQKRLINLKTEKRRKEMAILSEKLKSIAEIEMQIRVGAKNRVFGSITPAMIAKAIEEKSAGAIVVDRRKIEPGDPIKALGEHKLRINLASDIRVPILVKVVAHPDSEPQAKAEAAPVAEVTEAPEEATAE, encoded by the coding sequence ATGAAAGTTATTCTTCAAAAAGACATTCCGAATCTCGGCGACGCCGGCGAGATCAAAGAGGTAGCCGACGGCTATGCGCGTAACTTCCTCATCCCTCGCAAGCTCGTGCTGCCGGCAACGGCGGGAACGGCTAAAGCGGCCCAGCATCAGAAGCGACTGATCAATCTCAAGACTGAGAAGCGTCGCAAAGAGATGGCCATCCTCTCTGAAAAGCTGAAGTCCATCGCTGAAATCGAGATGCAGATCCGTGTTGGCGCTAAAAACCGCGTATTCGGCTCGATCACGCCTGCGATGATTGCAAAGGCCATCGAAGAGAAAAGCGCCGGCGCCATCGTCGTTGATCGTCGCAAGATCGAGCCCGGCGATCCGATCAAGGCCCTGGGCGAGCACAAGCTGCGTATCAACCTTGCTTCCGACATCCGTGTTCCCATTCTGGTGAAGGTGGTTGCACATCCCGATAGCGAGCCACAGGCAAAAGCCGAAGCGGCTCCTGTTGCCGAAGTTACAGAAGCTCCGGAAGAGGCCACGGCCGAATAA
- the dnaB gene encoding replicative DNA helicase has product MNAQLPADVDAEQQILGSLMVRPDLIVPISNIIHKEDFFLQHHRILFETIEMLSRTESTEIEPLRLVQYFSDRKQLESAGGAAYIMRLVDQAIAPSNATYHAQRVHNLAIRRSLIEKLNELGKEAQEPQENEGTFLKHVEEELLRITNRASTHGIQSIDHYKQDFVDYIAKLVDAKGGMTGTPTRFEQFDTLTSGLRGGELLILAARPGMGKSTFAMNMATNIAVHQNRPVMIYSLEMSKLELILRILSAEAQINHSDLKRGHIPANKQGPIKEAIARIFAAPIYIDDSGTLDIWDCISRTRKLDIELKKKGYPPGLVVIDYLQLMSDTESRKFGRQNEVAAVSRSLKQLAMKTELPILALSQMNRSVEQRRGDSARPQLSDLRESGAIEQDADMVLFIHREQFADPDSPEALENRGRAEIIVAKHRNGPQGSFKVAYRPEIFRFDNLEVGDGY; this is encoded by the coding sequence ATGAACGCTCAGCTTCCAGCCGATGTCGACGCCGAACAGCAGATCCTGGGCTCTCTCATGGTGCGGCCCGATCTCATCGTGCCCATCTCGAATATCATCCATAAAGAAGATTTCTTTCTTCAGCATCATCGCATCCTTTTCGAAACGATAGAGATGCTTTCGCGAACCGAGTCGACTGAGATCGAGCCGCTTCGTCTTGTTCAGTATTTCTCAGACCGCAAGCAGCTCGAATCGGCCGGCGGCGCCGCCTACATCATGCGGCTGGTCGACCAGGCCATCGCCCCTTCGAACGCCACCTACCATGCGCAGCGCGTGCATAACCTTGCCATCCGACGCAGCCTCATCGAGAAGCTGAACGAGCTCGGCAAAGAGGCGCAGGAGCCGCAGGAGAACGAAGGCACCTTTCTCAAGCATGTAGAAGAAGAGCTGCTTCGTATCACGAACCGAGCGTCGACACACGGCATCCAGTCCATCGATCATTACAAGCAGGATTTCGTAGATTATATTGCAAAGCTCGTCGACGCCAAAGGCGGAATGACGGGCACGCCTACCCGCTTCGAACAGTTCGATACGTTAACGTCGGGTCTTCGCGGCGGCGAACTTCTGATTCTCGCCGCACGTCCGGGTATGGGAAAGTCAACCTTTGCGATGAATATGGCGACGAACATCGCCGTGCATCAGAACCGCCCCGTAATGATCTATTCGCTTGAGATGAGCAAGCTCGAACTCATCCTGCGTATCCTTTCGGCAGAAGCGCAGATCAATCACTCCGATCTGAAGCGCGGGCATATACCGGCGAATAAACAGGGGCCGATCAAAGAAGCCATCGCACGCATCTTTGCCGCTCCGATCTATATCGACGACTCCGGAACGCTCGACATCTGGGATTGCATCTCGCGCACACGCAAACTCGACATCGAACTGAAGAAAAAAGGTTATCCGCCAGGCCTCGTCGTCATCGACTACCTGCAGCTGATGAGCGACACCGAAAGCCGCAAGTTCGGACGTCAGAACGAGGTCGCGGCCGTCTCGCGAAGCCTGAAGCAGCTTGCGATGAAAACCGAGCTGCCCATCCTCGCCCTCTCGCAGATGAACCGGTCGGTCGAGCAGCGTCGCGGCGACTCCGCCAGGCCGCAGCTTTCGGATCTTCGCGAATCGGGCGCCATCGAACAGGATGCCGACATGGTTCTCTTCATACACAGGGAACAGTTCGCCGATCCCGACAGCCCCGAGGCGCTTGAGAACCGCGGACGCGCCGAGATTATCGTCGCCAAACACCGTAACGGTCCGCAGGGCAGTTTCAAGGTCGCCTATCGCCCTGAGATCTTTCGGTTTGACAACCTCGAAGTCGGCGATGGATACTGA
- the radA gene encoding DNA repair protein RadA, translating to MAKKSRTVYECSACNERFSRWAGKCPACGEWNTIVEKEETTVTATRSRMSADMQPLPTLSQVNEEDSRRIRSGIDDFDLVLGGGLVPGSFLLIGGEPGVGKSTLLLEIARTFAGRILYFSGEESPGQIKIRANRMQIDGTRILVSRESVLDAVCGRIMKERPDLAVIDSIQTLQAGEPGGLPGSVSQLRAAAFGLMETAKVSHIPILVTGHITKEGSIAGPMLLEHMVDAVLYFESDRLNHYRILRAVKNRFGNIGEVALFEMTGTGLRALSSLPRETTGRGAPGCVFSAIIEGSRSIGVEVQALVSRTAYGPARRMAEGLDNRRLMLLSAVLEKYMKLNLADQDIFANLAGGLTAHEPALDLAIGAAILSSYTEKPAPDGMAFVGEIGLSGEIRPAPGILARIRELKNLGFRRFCLCETQQEEAKIEEADILPVRHIKDIAEVIREH from the coding sequence ATGGCGAAGAAGTCCCGCACCGTTTACGAATGCTCGGCCTGTAACGAGCGATTCTCGCGCTGGGCGGGTAAGTGTCCGGCCTGCGGCGAGTGGAATACGATCGTCGAAAAAGAAGAGACGACCGTGACGGCCACACGCAGTCGCATGAGCGCCGACATGCAACCTCTGCCCACGCTCAGCCAGGTTAACGAAGAAGACAGCAGACGCATTCGCAGCGGCATCGACGACTTTGATCTTGTTCTCGGCGGCGGCCTTGTGCCCGGTTCGTTTCTTTTAATCGGCGGGGAACCCGGCGTCGGTAAATCGACGCTGCTTCTTGAAATCGCCCGCACTTTCGCCGGGCGCATCCTGTATTTCTCGGGAGAGGAATCTCCCGGACAGATCAAGATTCGCGCCAATCGCATGCAGATCGACGGCACGCGCATCCTTGTGTCGCGCGAATCGGTACTTGATGCCGTTTGCGGGCGCATCATGAAAGAGCGCCCCGACCTTGCCGTCATCGATTCGATTCAAACGCTTCAGGCCGGCGAGCCCGGCGGCCTGCCCGGCTCGGTTTCACAGCTGCGTGCGGCGGCCTTCGGGCTGATGGAAACGGCGAAGGTGTCGCACATCCCCATTCTTGTTACGGGCCATATCACGAAAGAAGGTTCGATCGCCGGACCGATGCTTCTTGAACATATGGTCGACGCCGTTCTTTATTTCGAAAGTGACCGTCTCAATCATTACCGTATCCTCAGAGCCGTTAAGAATCGTTTCGGCAACATCGGTGAAGTGGCGCTTTTCGAGATGACGGGCACGGGTCTGCGCGCCCTATCCTCCCTGCCGCGCGAAACAACAGGCCGCGGAGCGCCGGGCTGCGTCTTCTCGGCCATCATCGAAGGATCGCGTTCCATCGGAGTCGAGGTACAGGCCCTTGTCTCCCGCACCGCCTACGGTCCGGCTCGGCGTATGGCCGAGGGTCTTGATAACCGTCGCCTGATGCTGCTCTCCGCCGTGCTTGAAAAATACATGAAGCTGAACCTTGCCGATCAGGATATCTTCGCCAACCTTGCCGGAGGGTTAACGGCCCATGAGCCCGCCCTTGATCTTGCGATCGGCGCCGCCATTCTCTCTTCTTATACCGAAAAGCCTGCTCCCGACGGCATGGCCTTCGTCGGCGAGATCGGCCTTTCCGGCGAGATCAGACCGGCGCCCGGTATCCTTGCCCGCATCCGTGAACTGAAAAACCTCGGATTCCGCCGCTTCTGCCTCTGCGAAACGCAGCAGGAAGAGGCGAAAATCGAAGAGGCCGATATCCTTCCCGTTCGCCATATTAAAGACATTGCCGAGGTTATACGTGAACATTAG
- the tsaD gene encoding tRNA (adenosine(37)-N6)-threonylcarbamoyltransferase complex transferase subunit TsaD, whose protein sequence is MIGIGIESSCDETSVAIVEDGTILSNQIYSQIKEHTPYLGVVPEIASRSHLLKINELYDRAIAESGRDIASFDYVAVTTRPGLVGSLMIGAQLARCLHLVHGLPIVTVDHVEAHFYAGFLERRERPSYPFLGLLLSGGNSAVFRVEGPGRLIKLADTRDDALGEAFDKASNVLGLGYPGGPHIERAASQYAPAGKERFFPAILKDLPPDEISFSFSGIKTAVLLAAKRGEQKEKIAYHFQETAFDLVERMLLRALRRENVQHIEASGGVLANQTLRHRLDRFAEKHAISLKYPVSKALCTDNAAMVASLGQYLFEAGIRDPADFPVSSVRMAYAEHANATKP, encoded by the coding sequence ATGATCGGCATCGGCATCGAAAGCTCCTGCGATGAAACGTCCGTTGCCATCGTAGAAGACGGCACCATCCTCTCGAATCAGATCTACTCGCAGATCAAAGAACATACGCCCTATCTCGGCGTAGTGCCCGAGATCGCCAGTCGTTCGCATCTCTTGAAGATCAACGAACTCTACGATCGAGCCATCGCCGAATCGGGCCGCGACATCGCCTCTTTTGATTATGTGGCGGTAACGACTCGGCCCGGCCTTGTCGGCTCACTCATGATCGGCGCGCAACTTGCTCGCTGCCTGCATCTCGTGCACGGATTGCCCATCGTCACCGTCGATCATGTGGAGGCCCATTTTTACGCCGGCTTTCTCGAACGACGTGAAAGGCCTTCGTATCCGTTTCTTGGCCTGCTGCTCTCGGGTGGCAACTCAGCGGTCTTTCGAGTCGAAGGACCGGGTCGGTTGATCAAGCTTGCCGACACGCGCGACGACGCACTTGGCGAGGCCTTTGATAAAGCCTCAAATGTACTCGGTCTGGGTTATCCAGGAGGGCCGCATATCGAGCGCGCTGCGTCGCAGTACGCTCCGGCCGGCAAAGAGCGTTTCTTTCCCGCAATACTGAAAGACCTGCCGCCTGACGAGATCTCGTTCTCCTTTTCGGGCATTAAGACGGCCGTACTGCTTGCCGCAAAGAGAGGGGAGCAAAAAGAAAAGATCGCCTATCACTTTCAGGAAACGGCATTCGACCTTGTCGAACGCATGCTTTTACGAGCGCTGCGACGCGAGAACGTACAGCACATCGAGGCCTCGGGTGGCGTGCTGGCCAATCAGACGCTGCGTCACCGCCTGGATCGTTTTGCCGAGAAGCATGCGATCAGCCTGAAATATCCCGTATCGAAAGCTCTGTGTACCGACAATGCAGCCATGGTAGCCTCGCTGGGTCAGTATCTTTTCGAGGCCGGAATACGGGATCCTGCCGACTTTCCCGTCAGCTCCGTCCGCATGGCTTATGCCGAACATGCGAATGCCACGAAACCGTAA
- a CDS encoding CDP-alcohol phosphatidyltransferase family protein, translating to MGINIKKRLAWVPNLFTLGNLWLGFFSCIISLQVPGDPRYLAISGTMIMLAALLDGLDGFMARLLDAQSEVGAQLDSLADLTTFGIAPGILVYSLLLADFNVALNDSITLPLGMLIAGLYPAAVAFRLARFNVSHEPGVFQGVPSPVGGMIVALMPLAFQDAIVLPDAVLLVIYIVTAYLMVSTIRYSKVQVALFRKFSLFRGSLLLAFAIGLVAFLLFRFGTQYAAAAVFAMIIMYIVSGLISFLIHLIQEYRI from the coding sequence ATGGGTATAAATATCAAAAAACGTCTTGCATGGGTTCCGAATCTCTTCACACTCGGCAACCTCTGGCTTGGATTCTTTTCCTGCATCATCTCTCTTCAGGTGCCTGGTGATCCGCGTTATCTTGCCATATCGGGGACGATGATCATGCTCGCCGCGCTGCTGGACGGCCTCGACGGCTTCATGGCCCGGCTGCTTGACGCCCAGTCCGAAGTCGGGGCGCAGCTCGACAGCCTCGCCGATCTGACGACGTTTGGAATCGCCCCGGGCATCCTCGTCTATTCGCTGCTTCTTGCCGACTTCAACGTGGCGCTGAACGATTCAATCACGCTTCCTCTGGGTATGTTGATTGCCGGCCTGTATCCGGCTGCCGTTGCCTTCCGTCTGGCGCGATTCAACGTATCCCATGAGCCGGGTGTCTTTCAGGGCGTTCCCTCTCCCGTCGGAGGCATGATCGTCGCCCTGATGCCGCTTGCCTTTCAGGATGCCATCGTTCTGCCCGATGCCGTTCTTCTTGTGATCTATATCGTCACCGCCTATCTGATGGTCAGCACGATCCGTTATTCAAAAGTGCAGGTGGCGCTCTTTCGCAAGTTTTCGCTGTTTCGCGGCTCGCTGCTTCTTGCCTTTGCGATCGGTCTGGTTGCATTTCTTTTGTTTCGCTTCGGAACGCAGTATGCCGCCGCCGCCGTCTTTGCGATGATCATCATGTACATCGTTTCAGGATTGATCTCGTTCCTGATTCATCTGATACAGGAATATCGCATATAA
- a CDS encoding RNA polymerase sigma factor: MNADKRESFQRIYDENARDLLAYLMRSLRQESVARDLLQDAFLNFIRIFREKELPETTACRMYLFRTARNLLINYTRSSRVRLEVSSPDAGEFVPSSPLSTEESVLHQLDAELREEVLQEVLAELDEQDRSILQMRHAHGMKLEEIAGAMDMSISTVSRRLDRSASKLMSLLKKREGR; this comes from the coding sequence ATGAACGCTGATAAAAGAGAATCCTTCCAGCGAATCTACGACGAAAACGCTCGCGATCTGCTTGCTTATCTGATGCGGTCCTTGCGTCAGGAATCGGTGGCGCGTGATCTGCTTCAAGACGCCTTTCTCAACTTCATTCGCATCTTTCGGGAAAAAGAGCTGCCCGAAACGACTGCCTGTCGCATGTATCTTTTTCGCACGGCCCGCAATCTGCTCATCAATTACACTCGGTCGAGTCGCGTGAGGCTTGAGGTAAGCTCACCGGATGCCGGCGAATTTGTTCCTTCTTCTCCCCTTTCAACGGAAGAAAGCGTCTTGCATCAGCTGGATGCCGAGCTGCGCGAAGAGGTCTTACAGGAGGTGCTCGCCGAGCTCGACGAGCAGGATCGCTCCATTCTACAGATGCGTCATGCTCACGGCATGAAGCTCGAAGAGATTGCCGGTGCGATGGATATGTCTATCTCAACGGTAAGCAGACGTCTGGATCGCAGCGCCTCTAAACTCATGTCTCTCCTCAAAAAAAGGGAGGGGCGATGA
- a CDS encoding FecR family protein, translating to MKRLPLDPGPFQDEWLTAEPTRVVPVLPGQRLLPTLSLFAFSKKSLSVSILSTAALLLVALSAFFLIPREDPAGPDSPAIVLFKKGDVALNRQDQALQLTPGFQLLRNDRITVMTGARLDLRMPDGSLMQIQGEAEIRLLSLNRRIALEQKKGSTYHSVVPSTNRQEYSIQTPTAIASVRGTRFAVENGETGTVVRVTEGSVEATDIRTDEPLSVILSTGEETEITADIKNIEKKRANTTVDLVIYNELDRQRDLWNPEVLKQVEGMHATADEGQIEKIYSRPLEILYMTDGRVLKGVVAAQVDRTLILHTTEGVIAVPIEELQEVRFQRE from the coding sequence ATGAAACGCCTGCCGCTTGATCCGGGTCCGTTTCAGGACGAGTGGCTTACGGCCGAACCGACTCGTGTTGTGCCTGTACTTCCCGGGCAGCGTCTGTTACCGACTCTTTCACTGTTCGCTTTTTCGAAGAAGTCTCTTTCTGTTTCCATTCTGTCCACCGCCGCCCTTCTGCTTGTTGCTCTGTCGGCCTTCTTCTTGATTCCCAGGGAAGATCCGGCCGGACCCGACAGCCCTGCCATCGTTCTCTTTAAGAAGGGTGATGTTGCCCTGAACCGGCAGGATCAAGCCCTGCAGCTGACGCCGGGGTTTCAGCTACTGCGAAACGATCGAATCACTGTTATGACCGGGGCTCGACTCGATCTACGCATGCCCGACGGTAGCCTCATGCAGATCCAGGGCGAGGCCGAGATCCGCCTGCTCTCCCTGAACAGAAGAATCGCACTCGAACAGAAAAAAGGATCAACCTACCACAGTGTTGTTCCGTCAACTAACAGGCAGGAATACAGCATTCAGACGCCGACGGCCATTGCAAGCGTGCGTGGAACTCGATTTGCCGTAGAGAATGGGGAAACGGGCACCGTCGTCCGGGTGACCGAAGGAAGCGTTGAAGCGACCGATATCAGGACCGATGAGCCCCTGAGCGTCATTCTGAGCACCGGTGAGGAAACCGAAATCACAGCCGACATAAAAAATATTGAAAAAAAACGCGCAAACACTACGGTTGACCTTGTCATCTATAATGAGCTGGATCGCCAGCGAGATCTATGGAACCCCGAGGTCCTGAAGCAGGTCGAGGGGATGCATGCAACGGCCGATGAAGGGCAGATCGAAAAGATCTACAGTCGGCCACTTGAGATACTTTATATGACTGACGGTCGCGTCCTGAAAGGCGTAGTGGCCGCACAGGTAGATCGAACCCTGATCCTGCATACGACGGAAGGTGTGATCGCCGTTCCGATCGAAGAGCTTCAGGAAGTTCGATTCCAGCGAGAATAG
- a CDS encoding FecR family protein gives MRRNENKKAFLAYAGSIAALTLILAMTACKEKSNAEQPLSMVITFTSGDVKIVRDGKEVAAAIGMIVYEKDLIRTENGTVDLQTRTGSAVRVREMTSLTVSKIAGKDGGETRIDMEHGGMLANVKKASANEGFNVATPTAIAGVRGTSFSVEVDPFERTSSVKVIDGKVAMAPRIEVLESATPEQIEKDPALKKMAELQSREVIIEEKSEGRLNPDVEKKVLAVNELTSKAPEGQIEPVRKEVEKVVAEIQAAPAEKTVITSEARITDQDIVEKETLVVVDSDVLEKLEGDKGNESVVRELKETRQQKQDEILKKIEESASKADLKDEKEIQRHYNKLEVITLLDGSQITGAVIAQTGDVLVIHSPQGVRRVNKSDVMSQEFR, from the coding sequence ATGAGAAGGAACGAGAACAAAAAAGCTTTTCTCGCATATGCCGGCTCAATCGCGGCTCTGACGCTCATTCTCGCCATGACGGCGTGCAAGGAGAAGTCGAATGCAGAACAGCCTCTTTCCATGGTGATCACCTTCACCAGTGGAGATGTGAAAATCGTCCGTGACGGCAAGGAAGTAGCGGCCGCCATCGGAATGATCGTATATGAAAAGGATCTGATCCGTACCGAAAATGGCACGGTCGACCTGCAAACCCGCACCGGTAGCGCCGTACGCGTTCGTGAGATGACATCACTGACCGTTTCGAAAATCGCCGGCAAAGACGGCGGCGAAACGCGCATCGATATGGAGCATGGCGGCATGCTTGCCAACGTGAAGAAGGCTTCGGCGAACGAAGGCTTCAACGTAGCCACTCCGACGGCGATCGCCGGTGTGCGCGGAACGTCCTTCTCCGTTGAGGTGGATCCGTTCGAGCGCACATCAAGCGTGAAGGTCATCGACGGTAAAGTGGCTATGGCTCCTCGCATCGAGGTTCTTGAATCGGCGACTCCCGAGCAGATTGAGAAAGATCCGGCTCTGAAGAAGATGGCAGAACTGCAGAGCAGAGAGGTCATCATCGAAGAGAAAAGCGAAGGTCGCCTGAATCCTGACGTCGAGAAAAAGGTTCTGGCCGTCAACGAGCTGACATCGAAAGCTCCCGAGGGTCAGATCGAGCCCGTTCGCAAAGAGGTTGAAAAAGTCGTAGCTGAAATCCAGGCTGCCCCCGCCGAGAAAACGGTCATCACCTCTGAGGCTCGCATCACTGACCAGGATATCGTCGAGAAGGAAACCCTTGTCGTCGTCGACTCCGACGTCCTTGAGAAACTGGAAGGCGATAAAGGCAACGAGTCTGTTGTTCGTGAGCTGAAAGAAACCCGTCAGCAGAAGCAGGATGAGATTCTGAAGAAGATCGAAGAATCTGCATCGAAGGCCGATCTGAAAGACGAGAAAGAAATCCAGCGCCACTACAACAAGCTTGAAGTGATCACACTGCTTGATGGAAGCCAGATCACCGGAGCCGTCATCGCACAAACCGGCGACGTTCTTGTGATCCACAGCCCGCAGGGTGTTCGTCGAGTGAACAAGTCCGACGTGATGAGCCAGGAATTCCGTTGA
- a CDS encoding (2Fe-2S)-binding protein: MNEIDPKVFQWMRPPMVCLCRHVSAERLRSEIRHGATTFEQLQEKTSCSTVCGTCEGRVREILRTEIEAMRRS; this comes from the coding sequence ATGAATGAAATCGATCCGAAAGTCTTTCAATGGATGAGACCGCCGATGGTCTGTCTGTGCCGGCATGTTTCGGCCGAGCGGCTCCGATCTGAAATCCGGCACGGAGCGACGACCTTCGAGCAGCTTCAGGAGAAAACATCCTGCTCCACCGTCTGTGGCACCTGTGAAGGCAGGGTTCGCGAGATTCTCAGAACGGAGATCGAGGCGATGCGCCGATCGTAA
- a CDS encoding MotA/TolQ/ExbB proton channel family protein has product MNAFSPAMFLQAGGPLVIFLLLCFVVALAMIAERLRFFQSLKSDSEQVWAEIQSDLLAKKYDWILQKYAQPTSPARFVVQQILLFHTDWQKSGSGNDFGAWKEFFDETGARSIQQQLPQLERFLNYLATMGAVAPFLGLLGTVFGIIRSFLNLGEASMSDLNAGIAEALVATAAGLIVAIPSSAAYNYFRKRIDSTQSELEILAVRLKEQLWKQR; this is encoded by the coding sequence ATGAATGCCTTCTCGCCCGCCATGTTCCTTCAAGCGGGAGGTCCTCTTGTCATCTTTCTTCTGCTCTGCTTCGTCGTCGCCCTCGCCATGATCGCCGAACGACTGCGCTTCTTTCAATCGTTGAAATCCGACTCAGAACAGGTATGGGCCGAGATACAGAGCGATCTGCTGGCGAAGAAATACGACTGGATTCTACAGAAGTATGCACAGCCGACAAGCCCCGCGCGGTTTGTCGTGCAGCAGATTCTCCTTTTTCATACGGACTGGCAGAAAAGCGGAAGCGGGAACGACTTCGGCGCCTGGAAGGAGTTTTTCGATGAAACGGGGGCTCGCTCGATACAGCAGCAGCTTCCGCAACTGGAACGTTTCTTGAATTATCTGGCAACGATGGGAGCGGTCGCCCCATTCTTAGGCCTTCTTGGAACGGTCTTTGGCATCATCCGCTCATTTTTGAATCTCGGCGAGGCGAGCATGTCTGATCTGAACGCCGGCATCGCCGAGGCGCTTGTAGCCACCGCCGCCGGCCTGATCGTCGCCATCCCATCAAGCGCCGCCTACAACTACTTTCGCAAGCGCATCGACTCCACACAATCCGAGCTTGAGATTCTTGCCGTCCGCCTGAAAGAACAGCTGTGGAAGCAGAGGTAA
- a CDS encoding ExbD/TolR family protein, producing MIIGSQKGSRRSELQGNINITPFTDVILVLLIVFMISAPGMILSSFKIQLPGAPGQTGRGQFDMTVGLDQDGVIYVNGKETERADLQKQLSALPEPARKRILLNADSRAPYGSVVEIIDLMKKAGAEAVYAGTVPAGKRP from the coding sequence ATGATCATCGGATCACAGAAAGGATCACGACGCTCCGAGCTTCAGGGGAATATTAACATTACTCCGTTCACCGACGTCATCCTCGTTTTGCTCATCGTCTTTATGATCTCGGCGCCGGGCATGATCCTTTCGTCTTTCAAGATTCAGCTGCCTGGAGCGCCGGGACAGACGGGCCGCGGCCAGTTCGATATGACGGTCGGTCTCGATCAGGACGGCGTGATCTACGTAAACGGCAAAGAAACCGAGCGCGCTGATCTTCAGAAGCAGCTCTCGGCTCTACCCGAGCCGGCGCGAAAGCGTATTCTTTTGAATGCCGATAGCAGGGCGCCCTACGGCAGCGTTGTCGAAATCATCGATCTCATGAAGAAAGCGGGCGCCGAAGCCGTGTATGCCGGAACGGTGCCGGCCGGCAAACGGCCGTGA